From the Elusimicrobiota bacterium genome, one window contains:
- a CDS encoding DUF2341 domain-containing protein, with amino-acid sequence MKKNKLFYFTYFCLSIILFIFIFSTNIYSATWTETTASDFGDGYLVQVDTWSVPTSVQIASTTTNWYDIRWSYRKAITITNSTATLVNYQVWIGTGTGSNQIDAIGADLDAKLQDDYDDIRFTDSDGKTLFNYWISPSTATKTTPTGFWIKISSIPETPAAKTIYFYYGNTSAAGVSSFDSTMQKISTVTVFNSGDNRIAGVWHFDEGSGTANDSSPNGNNGTIHEATWEGSEGSQYGGTSTATIKSSGNCLRFDGYNDYIDCGNNASLNVGISFTLTAWVKPSNTLAYRAILGRRTGYSSGYGYLMGAEVGGGYHINIGGGSNHSAGYANNAALVTANTWQMVTITYSSGSFGGGSYGQYLYYYNGSCFDHEDNTDQVVITSCVYSGTDKLAIGDGDATTTGTPFLGLIDEAAIYTAKLSTGEIKAIYYRQMYVASPPTVSVGSEQNLYYSTGSYASHRENTGSNVTQIDSVSFSSAGVIGGTLSMQVRASNTSFNIGDATPVWEDVSNGGDPTAVGQYIQYRSTFTTLTSTTTPVLYDVTINYTSDTTAPAAVTNLTSLYNYGDQITLRWTTPGDNDVTGTLQVGSQFDIQYSTYVVSWATYAVVGATNVYISTSGVNPGQYCYKTIAGLMAGTSSYFRIWTADDVSNWSAVSNACTAYLALSPISAPELYYPSTAVWTNADKFDWSSVTNATSYYMQIDDDINFGSLNFSYEGVPSSAIVSGLQENIQYYWHAKSKDSSSNYSSWSSTRSFRLDTTPAVFSNPQVKLTTGPWVANTSTAYVNVSTPQIQINVQDANYSGLRVGQTETIASSGCVFLMHLNGSATDSSGYGCDGTAINGAAWANTPTWKTTGGTEDMLYCDGTDDGVICGTNTIIGLDNAFTVSAWVKQVTRKDWPAIVAIPRFGAIASLHSIFLGTKSNTGEPDFSAGRIGVISDDIVYGPTAIPLGKWTHLVGTFDGSYLKLYKDGVVCGTSTISGTLCISTFSVRMGRSLSGNYFNGYIDEVGIWNRALSPEEIAVMYNSCAVKYSTTAWVNGYGIITSTSTEPLVLTTGSDGTTSLQFSTATAIPLIHNSSAFGTLSKNQVQFLARDEAGNLAVSDSYTINVDTVPPSAITSLTGLASGSNINLYWVSPGTDGTIDAISNGQFLIRRATWSVIPSNSKWGFGYETTLPHGIAEEVRIDTATTSSLPQLSYCANTFTNLTNDTTHFFRIWTRDIAGNWSSLSNACTVYIQPSPTLYCPSTAPWTNANICDWSDISGAIGYYLEIDDDINFGSPVGGFGDVTPSSAVITSLSENTQYYWHVKTKYSANNYGAWSSTRSFKLDTTPAVFSNPQVKLSTETWAANTAYVNVSTPQIQVSVQDENYSGLIVGKTELVASSGCVLLMHFNGNTTDSSGYGNDGTITGNPDWQDISSWKTGANTESTLYFDGYNNEYVNCGKGSGLNEITNSMSVSLWVKWIRPFWSCQQIAIGRTNDFRFGAVASSLNWGVYASYGGVNKWAPAAVVSVSQNVWHHMVYTYDGATAKIYKDGLLAAQGSASGVLSVTNNLYIGLIQPATDYFGGYIDEVGIWKRALSPEEIAVMYNSCAVKYSTNAWTNSQIILSTTTEPTVFTTGSDGTTSLQFSTATAIPLIHNSSAFGTLSKNQVQFLARD; translated from the coding sequence ATGAAAAAAAATAAATTATTTTATTTTACATATTTTTGTCTCAGCATTATATTGTTTATTTTTATATTTTCCACTAACATATACTCCGCCACCTGGACGGAGACTACAGCATCTGACTTTGGTGATGGGTATTTAGTTCAGGTAGATACATGGTCAGTCCCTACCAGTGTTCAGATAGCGTCTACTACAACTAATTGGTACGACATAAGATGGTCCTATCGTAAGGCGATAACAATAACTAACTCTACCGCTACATTAGTAAATTATCAGGTATGGATAGGTACAGGTACAGGTTCAAATCAGATAGATGCAATAGGCGCAGACCTTGACGCCAAATTACAGGATGATTATGACGATATAAGATTTACTGATAGCGATGGAAAGACATTATTTAATTATTGGATTAGTCCGTCAACAGCCACCAAGACAACTCCTACCGGATTTTGGATAAAGATATCCAGCATACCTGAGACTCCGGCAGCAAAAACGATATATTTTTATTATGGTAATACTTCAGCGGCAGGAGTATCATCATTTGATAGTACCATGCAGAAGATATCTACGGTTACGGTATTTAACTCGGGTGATAATCGTATTGCAGGTGTATGGCATTTTGATGAAGGCAGTGGAACAGCAAACGATTCATCTCCTAATGGTAATAACGGGACGATACATGAAGCAACTTGGGAAGGAAGTGAGGGTAGTCAATATGGCGGAACAAGCACCGCAACAATTAAGTCTTCAGGTAATTGTCTAAGATTTGACGGTTATAATGATTATATAGATTGTGGTAATAATGCAAGTTTGAATGTTGGAATTTCATTTACATTAACAGCATGGGTAAAACCCTCAAATACTCTCGCTTATCGTGCAATTTTAGGAAGAAGGACTGGTTACAGCAGTGGTTATGGGTATCTTATGGGTGCTGAGGTTGGTGGTGGATATCATATTAACATAGGTGGCGGCTCAAACCATTCTGCCGGCTACGCAAACAATGCTGCTCTTGTTACAGCAAATACTTGGCAAATGGTAACTATTACATATTCGAGTGGTTCTTTTGGTGGTGGCAGTTATGGTCAATATTTATATTATTACAATGGAAGTTGTTTTGACCATGAGGATAATACGGATCAGGTAGTTATTACTAGCTGCGTTTACTCAGGAACCGATAAATTAGCAATAGGCGATGGAGATGCAACTACCACTGGAACTCCTTTCTTAGGTCTTATAGACGAAGCAGCGATATATACAGCGAAATTATCTACTGGAGAGATAAAGGCAATATATTATCGTCAAATGTATGTGGCATCACCACCGACCGTTAGTGTAGGAAGTGAGCAAAATTTATACTATTCTACGGGTTCGTATGCATCTCATCGTGAGAATACGGGGTCTAATGTTACTCAAATAGATTCTGTTTCTTTCAGTTCAGCGGGAGTTATTGGCGGGACACTTAGTATGCAGGTTCGTGCATCCAATACAAGTTTCAACATAGGAGATGCAACACCCGTATGGGAAGATGTTTCTAATGGCGGCGACCCGACAGCAGTAGGTCAATATATTCAATACCGTTCAACATTTACGACATTAACATCCACAACCACACCTGTTTTATACGATGTCACTATAAATTATACCAGTGATACAACTGCACCTGCAGCAGTAACAAACTTAACATCTTTATATAATTATGGTGACCAGATAACACTCAGGTGGACTACACCCGGCGATAATGATGTTACAGGCACGCTTCAGGTTGGCAGCCAGTTTGACATACAATATTCTACATATGTGGTTTCATGGGCGACATATGCAGTAGTAGGTGCGACTAACGTATATATATCAACCAGCGGGGTAAATCCCGGTCAGTATTGTTATAAAACAATCGCAGGACTTATGGCAGGTACAAGCAGTTATTTTAGGATATGGACAGCAGATGATGTTTCAAATTGGTCAGCCGTATCCAATGCATGTACAGCATATCTGGCTTTATCTCCGATATCAGCCCCTGAATTGTATTATCCCTCAACAGCGGTTTGGACAAATGCAGATAAATTTGATTGGAGTAGTGTAACTAATGCTACTTCATATTACATGCAAATAGATGACGACATAAATTTTGGTTCGTTAAATTTCTCATATGAAGGTGTCCCATCATCTGCAATAGTAAGTGGTTTACAAGAAAATATCCAATACTATTGGCATGCAAAATCAAAAGATAGTAGTAGTAATTATAGTTCATGGAGTTCCACCCGTTCATTCAGGTTAGATACAACTCCTGCCGTGTTTAGTAACCCGCAGGTTAAATTAACCACAGGACCTTGGGTGGCAAATACGTCGACAGCATATGTAAACGTATCAACGCCGCAAATACAGATAAATGTTCAGGATGCGAATTATTCAGGATTGCGGGTAGGGCAGACTGAGACAATAGCGAGTAGCGGGTGTGTGTTCTTGATGCATTTGAATGGTAGTGCAACCGACTCTTCAGGGTATGGTTGTGATGGTACAGCAATAAATGGGGCTGCATGGGCAAATACTCCTACATGGAAGACAACCGGTGGTACTGAGGATATGTTATATTGTGATGGGACAGATGACGGTGTAATTTGTGGAACTAACACAATTATAGGTCTTGATAATGCATTCACAGTTTCCGCATGGGTGAAACAAGTAACGCGAAAAGATTGGCCGGCAATTGTTGCAATACCGAGATTTGGTGCTATTGCATCATTACACAGTATATTCTTAGGGACTAAATCTAACACAGGAGAACCGGATTTTTCAGCAGGAAGAATAGGGGTTATATCTGACGACATTGTGTATGGTCCGACTGCAATACCATTAGGAAAATGGACACACCTGGTAGGAACATTTGATGGTAGTTATTTGAAGTTATATAAAGATGGTGTGGTGTGTGGAACATCAACAATAAGCGGTACTTTATGTATCTCAACTTTTTCAGTGAGAATGGGACGAAGTTTGAGCGGTAATTATTTCAATGGTTATATAGATGAAGTTGGTATATGGAACAGAGCATTAAGTCCGGAAGAGATAGCGGTGATGTACAATTCCTGTGCGGTAAAGTATTCAACAACTGCATGGGTGAATGGTTATGGGATAATTACCTCAACATCAACAGAACCTTTAGTGCTTACAACAGGCAGTGATGGAACAACATCATTGCAATTTTCAACTGCAACCGCGATACCTCTTATACATAACTCATCCGCATTCGGTACTTTATCAAAAAACCAGGTACAGTTTTTAGCCCGTGACGAAGCAGGTAATCTTGCCGTATCTGATAGTTACACGATAAACGTAGATACAGTCCCACCGTCGGCAATAACCTCACTGACAGGACTTGCTAGTGGTAGTAATATAAATTTATATTGGGTATCACCCGGCACAGACGGAACAATAGATGCAATATCTAACGGTCAATTTTTGATACGGCGTGCTACATGGTCGGTTATTCCAAGTAATAGCAAATGGGGTTTTGGATATGAAACCACCCTGCCGCATGGAATAGCGGAAGAAGTCCGGATAGATACAGCCACGACCTCTTCACTACCACAATTATCGTATTGTGCAAATACATTTACAAATTTAACAAACGATACAACGCATTTTTTTAGGATATGGACAAGAGACATAGCGGGTAACTGGTCAAGTTTATCCAATGCTTGTACGGTATATATACAACCATCACCAACACTATACTGTCCGTCAACAGCGCCATGGACAAATGCAAATATCTGTGACTGGAGTGATATATCTGGAGCAATTGGATATTATTTAGAAATAGATGACGACATAAATTTTGGTTCGCCTGTGGGCGGTTTTGGAGATGTTACCCCGTCATCAGCAGTGATAACTTCTTTATCAGAAAATACACAGTACTATTGGCATGTAAAAACGAAATATAGTGCTAATAATTATGGTGCCTGGAGTTCCACCCGTTCATTCAAATTAGATACAACTCCTGCCGTATTTAGTAACCCGCAGGTGAAATTATCCACAGAAACTTGGGCGGCAAATACAGCATATGTAAACGTATCAACGCCGCAGATACAGGTAAGTGTTCAGGATGAGAATTATTCCGGGTTAATTGTAGGTAAAACAGAGTTGGTAGCGAGTAGTGGTTGTGTGTTATTGATGCATTTTAACGGGAATACTACAGATAGTTCAGGTTATGGTAATGACGGCACAATAACCGGAAATCCTGACTGGCAAGATATTTCTTCGTGGAAGACAGGAGCTAACACTGAAAGTACGTTATATTTTGATGGTTATAATAATGAATATGTTAATTGTGGTAAAGGATCGGGACTTAACGAAATAACGAACAGTATGTCAGTATCACTATGGGTAAAATGGATACGGCCCTTTTGGTCGTGCCAGCAAATAGCAATTGGAAGGACAAATGACTTTAGATTTGGTGCTGTAGCAAGCAGTTTAAATTGGGGTGTTTATGCATCATATGGTGGGGTTAATAAGTGGGCACCTGCCGCTGTTGTCTCGGTATCACAAAACGTATGGCATCATATGGTATATACATATGATGGTGCAACAGCAAAGATATATAAAGACGGACTCTTAGCAGCGCAGGGAAGTGCGTCCGGTGTTTTGAGTGTGACTAATAATTTATATATTGGCTTAATACAACCTGCAACGGATTATTTTGGAGGGTATATTGATGAAGTAGGTATTTGGAAACG
- a CDS encoding transposase, whose amino-acid sequence MVNTNTLPKYKTIRLKDYDYSLDGYYFVTICTKNRNPLFVAAPSNGANKFVTNKFVAAPSNGANKSLKEIVKEKLNLINKYYPGVKIDYSVVMLNHIHIIFVLEDSKISLAKIINAFKSWVTRDIKKGLASQGDAATKGDVVTSIWQPNYYEHIIRNEKALTKIREYIQNNPLVDNINFEQFYEKK is encoded by the coding sequence ATGGTAAATACAAATACATTACCTAAATATAAAACAATAAGATTAAAAGATTACGACTATTCTTTGGATGGTTATTATTTTGTAACAATATGCACTAAAAACCGTAACCCATTATTTGTAGCCGCACCATCTAATGGTGCCAATAAGTTTGTAACCAATAAGTTTGTAGCTGCACCATCTAATGGTGCCAATAAATCATTAAAGGAAATTGTAAAAGAAAAACTAAATTTAATAAATAAATATTACCCTGGTGTTAAAATTGATTACAGTGTAGTTATGCTAAACCATATACACATAATATTTGTTTTAGAAGATTCAAAAATATCGTTAGCAAAAATTATAAATGCATTTAAATCATGGGTTACGAGAGATATTAAGAAAGGATTAGCATCGCAAGGCGATGCGGCTACAAAAGGCGATGTAGTTACGAGTATTTGGCAGCCGAACTATTATGAACATATAATAAGAAATGAAAAAGCATTAACAAAAATTAGAGAATATATTCAAAATAATCCGCTTGTAGATAATATTAATTTTGAACAATTTTATGAAAAAAAATAA
- a CDS encoding response regulator codes for MPNVKISEIAEKARVLPSTIRHYTDLGIIEVSERTEGGQRLYDEEKTLTVLAQIKHLSLRGLTLTQIKDTLIGGVKKRMLIIDDDPDVVDLIRAILTDEQWEVKHAPDGFEAGKLLVDYLPDLITLDLVMPGMDGFKVCQNIRNDPRTSKIKIISITAYDTPEYRNKILQAGADGYLAKPFTPEELRAKIREVLGEVEVKR; via the coding sequence ATGCCAAATGTAAAAATTTCTGAAATAGCAGAAAAAGCAAGGGTTTTACCGAGTACAATCAGGCATTACACCGATTTAGGGATTATTGAGGTATCGGAAAGAACAGAAGGCGGACAGCGTCTTTATGATGAAGAAAAAACGCTTACAGTTCTTGCTCAAATAAAACATCTTTCGCTTCGCGGGCTTACACTTACTCAAATAAAAGATACTTTAATCGGTGGTGTGAAAAAGCGGATGCTTATAATAGACGATGACCCTGACGTAGTAGATTTAATCAGGGCGATTTTAACTGATGAGCAATGGGAAGTTAAGCATGCACCGGACGGGTTTGAAGCAGGCAAACTGCTTGTTGATTATTTGCCTGATTTGATTACACTTGATTTAGTTATGCCGGGTATGGACGGGTTTAAAGTATGCCAGAATATAAGGAACGACCCGCGTACCAGTAAAATAAAAATAATTTCAATTACTGCATACGATACGCCGGAATATAGGAACAAGATTTTACAGGCAGGCGCCGACGGTTATCTGGCAAAACCTTTTACCCCCGAAGAACTTCGAGCAAAAATAAGAGAGGTTCTAGGGGAAGTGGAAGTGAAAAGATAG